One Thermicanus aegyptius DSM 12793 DNA segment encodes these proteins:
- a CDS encoding S-layer homology domain-containing protein has protein sequence MGNKKSLLLLTLSAGLIFSTSPSLLPLSSPTYVTNPVYAAESTSTSVEELANRLKALYGLLNADEKAKVTAVSEALARLNDDWTYVLGETLISTVDGKLKIEGKTVELAKKIGSLVLNTNPDTLVDDINQFRSDYADEFDQLFGKDLTVDQLLSFIAALEEKLTNDDKFLAGELGKQSIDEVIKDAINELTKPGSTFANLDGTLYEGIGIGLNDLVDIRTRLAEKIDPDNSAISAVLQGIARKKEARIVYPDNLSKSNIPVGQKIALNFSVRLAVGELSVTSMVKFVSDNSSVATISGNELTAVKAGTATVRALVFNDITIATDTITVVSGGESTPPAGGGGGGVTTPDQTPAEQVTVPVTEKKETNENGQTTLTVLPDENALLNAAVGSEAPVVLLLTSKETADLATAVITAGTIQALAADNGENSIAFSTGSGTIEIKASELALALKTAMNQGIDPANAQVRLILVKGTDAEKGTVASVLGKDSAVLAAPLQPKLVVVSGEKKVEISQFTGYLGSSLTLEGTYPAAQLVGVEISGNTGGTAKANSVQTAASSTVKVTPVPTTIEVKDGKTTVHVLKKTDKAYTVVQTTKNFTDVSDQWFAADVRLLANKLLIQGRTQNTFVPQGTLTRAEFAALLVRALGLPEDAATAKQFTDVKETDWYAGYLGAAFKAGLMNGYPDKSARPNAPVKREEAAKMIAKAYEGAGKKISLTDEEKASQLAKFTDLTQVSAWAKDYIAFAAKEGILKGDNGKINPKNNSTRAESAALLKRLLTALKFLSE, from the coding sequence ATGGGTAATAAGAAATCGTTACTTTTACTCACCTTATCTGCGGGGCTCATTTTTTCAACCTCGCCATCTCTATTGCCGCTCTCATCTCCTACATACGTAACCAACCCTGTCTATGCGGCCGAAAGCACTTCGACCAGCGTGGAGGAATTGGCCAACCGTCTTAAAGCGTTATATGGGCTGTTAAACGCAGACGAAAAGGCGAAAGTGACGGCAGTCTCGGAAGCTCTCGCAAGACTGAACGATGATTGGACCTACGTTTTGGGAGAGACCTTGATCTCCACCGTCGACGGCAAGTTGAAAATAGAAGGTAAAACCGTTGAACTGGCGAAGAAGATCGGCAGTCTCGTCCTCAACACCAATCCGGATACGTTGGTTGATGACATCAACCAATTCCGTTCGGACTATGCCGACGAATTCGATCAACTTTTCGGCAAGGACTTGACGGTGGACCAACTCTTAAGCTTCATCGCCGCTTTGGAAGAAAAATTGACGAATGACGATAAATTTCTTGCCGGTGAATTAGGGAAGCAATCCATCGACGAAGTGATAAAAGATGCCATCAACGAACTTACCAAACCAGGATCAACCTTCGCCAATCTGGACGGGACCCTGTATGAGGGAATCGGGATCGGCTTAAACGATTTGGTTGATATCCGCACCCGCCTCGCCGAGAAGATCGATCCCGATAATAGTGCGATTAGCGCGGTGCTTCAAGGAATTGCTAGAAAAAAGGAAGCTAGAATCGTATATCCGGACAATCTCTCCAAATCCAACATTCCGGTCGGGCAGAAGATCGCTCTAAACTTTTCCGTTCGATTGGCAGTGGGCGAACTATCGGTCACTTCGATGGTGAAATTCGTCTCCGATAATTCCTCTGTTGCAACCATTTCAGGAAACGAATTAACCGCCGTAAAAGCAGGTACCGCCACCGTTCGTGCCCTTGTCTTCAATGATATCACCATCGCCACCGACACCATCACCGTCGTTTCGGGCGGTGAAAGCACTCCTCCCGCAGGAGGCGGTGGGGGAGGTGTCACTACCCCTGACCAAACTCCCGCCGAACAGGTAACCGTTCCTGTAACGGAAAAGAAGGAAACCAATGAGAACGGGCAAACTACGCTGACGGTTCTCCCAGATGAGAACGCCCTTCTCAATGCGGCGGTCGGCAGCGAAGCTCCCGTCGTCCTCCTTCTCACCTCAAAGGAAACGGCGGATCTGGCCACGGCTGTGATTACGGCCGGAACCATACAGGCTCTGGCTGCGGATAACGGGGAGAATTCCATCGCATTCTCGACGGGGAGCGGCACGATCGAGATCAAAGCCTCCGAACTTGCCCTCGCATTAAAAACTGCGATGAATCAAGGCATCGATCCCGCCAACGCCCAGGTTCGGCTGATTCTCGTGAAAGGAACCGATGCGGAGAAGGGGACCGTGGCGAGTGTGTTGGGGAAGGATTCCGCCGTGCTGGCTGCACCGCTTCAACCGAAACTGGTGGTGGTATCCGGAGAGAAGAAAGTAGAGATCAGCCAATTTACCGGCTATCTCGGAAGCAGTCTCACGTTAGAGGGTACCTATCCGGCGGCACAGCTTGTAGGGGTGGAAATCAGCGGAAACACAGGGGGAACAGCTAAAGCCAATTCGGTACAAACCGCTGCCTCCTCTACCGTTAAGGTCACCCCGGTTCCAACCACCATCGAGGTAAAGGACGGGAAGACCACGGTACACGTCCTGAAAAAGACCGATAAAGCCTATACCGTTGTACAAACGACGAAGAACTTTACCGATGTAAGCGATCAATGGTTCGCCGCCGACGTGAGACTCTTGGCCAATAAACTGCTGATCCAAGGGAGGACCCAGAACACGTTCGTGCCTCAGGGGACTTTAACCCGGGCCGAATTCGCCGCCTTATTGGTGCGGGCACTGGGACTTCCTGAAGATGCTGCCACGGCAAAACAATTCACCGACGTCAAAGAAACCGATTGGTATGCCGGATACTTGGGAGCGGCCTTCAAAGCGGGCCTCATGAATGGTTACCCGGATAAATCCGCTCGGCCCAATGCGCCTGTGAAAAGGGAAGAAGCCGCCAAGATGATCGCCAAAGCCTATGAAGGTGCAGGGAAGAAGATTTCTCTCACCGATGAAGAGAAAGCATCTCAACTGGCCAAATTTACCGATCTCACGCAGGTAAGCGCATGGGCCAAGGATTACATCGCCTTTGCCGCCAAAGAAGGAATTCTTAAGGGCGACAATGGGAAGATCAATCCCAAAAACAATTCCACCCGGGCGGAGAGCGCCGCGCTCCTGAAACGTCTCC
- a CDS encoding YveK family protein, with protein sequence MTERYDDEIELIELIRIIWQRKWLVILLPIFAAILAYGISFFMTPTYSSTVKIVLSNMGDPIYSNPLAAKEEILSADTLTPIMERLKLKYKTVDEFKKTIEVTAQKDQNILQVDVFYSDAKTAQAIAAEIGKVFKEKSDQVFLAKKKLVEDLLATLKEQKDLASKSLDRNRAALTAIETNGNLTNEEKDISRVRLLDYIVRDEAYIKDSISRIQDAEMRLIDMKEAQFVENATLPDRPDSPKKALNAVIAFVVGLMFALLLVFLIEYFSKNMHRLRGKEENMGLSS encoded by the coding sequence ATGACGGAGCGCTACGACGACGAAATTGAACTGATTGAACTGATCCGCATCATCTGGCAGCGAAAATGGCTGGTGATACTCCTGCCCATCTTTGCCGCGATACTGGCCTATGGCATAAGCTTCTTCATGACCCCTACATACAGCTCCACCGTAAAGATCGTTTTAAGCAATATGGGAGACCCGATTTATTCCAATCCTTTGGCAGCCAAAGAGGAAATCTTAAGCGCTGATACCCTCACTCCCATTATGGAAAGGCTCAAGCTGAAATATAAGACGGTGGACGAATTTAAGAAGACGATTGAAGTAACCGCCCAGAAGGATCAAAACATCCTCCAGGTGGACGTCTTCTACTCCGATGCGAAAACCGCCCAGGCCATCGCCGCGGAGATCGGGAAAGTATTTAAGGAAAAGAGCGATCAGGTCTTTCTGGCCAAAAAGAAACTGGTGGAAGACCTTCTTGCGACCTTGAAAGAGCAAAAGGACCTCGCATCGAAGAGCCTGGACCGGAACCGGGCGGCCCTCACCGCCATTGAAACAAACGGCAATCTCACCAATGAAGAGAAGGACATCTCCCGGGTCCGCCTCCTCGACTACATCGTGAGGGACGAAGCTTACATCAAAGATTCCATCAGCCGCATCCAGGATGCGGAGATGAGGCTGATCGACATGAAAGAGGCCCAATTCGTGGAAAACGCCACCTTGCCGGATCGGCCCGACTCACCGAAGAAGGCATTAAATGCCGTGATCGCCTTCGTGGTGGGGCTCATGTTCGCCCTTCTCCTCGTCTTCCTCATCGAATATTTTTCCAAGAATATGCACCGCCTGAGAGGGAAAGAGGAGAATATGGGCTTGTCTTCCTAG
- a CDS encoding AAA family ATPase: MIDPIALPEYTLDRLILREGKEGIWQGREKGTKRPVLVRGWLTEPTPKEIEGFLREEKTGTALQSNPHKESLSPTDGPAEPREGGFYLPKRLVWHKGLPYFIYEEEGKLPLSLFLKKGEPLTISTFFALALPLARALHILHKMGFLHRGIRPGNLYVSLPMDELKVGGFGTAARITRGAASFRESRIPESAWPYLSPEETGRIERSVDERSDLYSAGALFYELLTGEPPFQREDYPGYAYAHLAVPPLPPTERVPHLPHALAEMVLKLLAKEPEDRYQSAWGLYKDLERMKLLLEEEGRISSFPLGAEDRRLHFSLPGRLYGRERERDLLLSAYREAGEKGVRMLLLTGMAGVGKSSLVWKTVAPLAMERGVYLEGKFDPYKGHSPYEPLLRALVGLLDRLMDEGGQAGETRKPAVEELRILQSRLGGYLDVFLEDLPELGERLRALSGSSRFAHRSRGEDPWAGSPSADQGERPFTNQAASDLSPKERQQKIHLAFQALFSLLARPEAPLVLFLDDLQWADAATLHLLEHLLRNGKGIPLLLLGAARENELAPEHPLLRLIEVGKKESLPLLPVPLSPLTLEETGRLVAETLHCKEEESHSLARGVKKLTDGNPLYIIQILENLYQNGLLSYDERGRGWRATHVAWESLAVGDDLLTLIGRRVERLSPAALEALKTAACIGFRFDVGLLASALGEGVKEVEERLLEAIEGGIIHPVHSPESGETQSTYRFLHDRIRQVVYSLLEEERREEIHRMIGRLLLTAGEGKGERRYEAILHLNAGRRGIVKEEERLELARFNLEAGRRAKRAAALEESVTFFRIGWELLPGHRWEEPHRSLTMELALELGEGTILLGEEEEGQALFQEALAHGSTLEEKQRVYHLLIILHTHTENYREAAEAGITGLSLFGLKIPAEPGRWAVVREWVKTKAVLLWRRPEHLPALPPMVERERLLMQLLIHLNSPAFHRDQNLASLLMLKAIRYTMLHGHSDMSVLACNNYALFLSAGLGDFQEGDRFCRLAIRLASSREDYTLLGRTYFVYGVFINHWLHPFRESYEYLKKAKEFTVKSDYFSLAGATSSFLVISLLLSGFPLERVRQEAEEELIFDEQLQFPLSKDYIRFVLNGIDYLTGRQGGTPPAIPPAKSPSIYPPYLYFYLMMMYMLGEQEEALREAEEGEKLIGRSLIFIYIPEIFYYQGLLYAEKASSSLGKEKRHYRKKLRRIMGKLTRMSRKNPENYLHKATLLKAEWMRLRGKEIPALLLYDRAIREAERSGIIQDEAIAKERAYRFHRKRGDRRLASYFLREAISTYRKWGAERKASQLEEEAQDFFAVKHDSAQIDLYALLEASRAISEEVVPESLFRRLMEIYLKNAAARKGALLLKDGEEWIVAALAGHENQSVQVLLPGRPLAECGELPRAFLGSFLSLKEPHTMKPLRAADVRREPFYADDPYFREHDSRSLLLLPIQHRGKGIGFLYLENNLITDAFPEEGMKVLTLLSAQGAISIETARLYARIEEEVRMRTEELKRAYGQLEKTHLTLTEMERFRKHLLYNVSHDLRSPLAMVQGYLDYLLEGHVKDVKEAAHYLARMRERLTGLNRLIDDLFHLIELEMREVPLNMRRLEAKELLRSLCDGAALTVEKAGIAFRYLLPEREGYVEADEHRIGQVVMNLIDNAVKFTPPGGSITLEAEWVEEEVNQPARISAQTEEMPHANRHLLVKVTDTGIGIGEKEKSRIFERFYAGTPPRNGMKSHGLGLSICKEIVERHGGTIGVMSRPGEGSTFYFTLPLHSSF, translated from the coding sequence ATGATCGATCCAATCGCGTTGCCCGAATATACGTTGGACCGGCTCATCCTCAGGGAGGGGAAAGAAGGGATCTGGCAGGGGCGGGAGAAGGGGACGAAACGGCCGGTCTTGGTGAGGGGTTGGCTCACGGAACCTACCCCGAAGGAAATCGAAGGATTCCTCCGGGAAGAAAAGACCGGCACGGCACTGCAAAGCAATCCCCACAAAGAGAGCCTCTCTCCGACGGACGGACCGGCAGAGCCCCGGGAAGGGGGATTTTATCTCCCGAAAAGGCTGGTTTGGCATAAAGGGCTCCCCTATTTCATCTACGAAGAGGAGGGGAAGCTCCCCCTCTCCCTCTTCTTGAAAAAGGGGGAACCCTTGACCATTTCCACCTTTTTCGCCCTCGCCCTCCCTCTGGCCAGGGCTTTGCATATCCTGCATAAGATGGGCTTCCTGCACAGGGGAATCCGGCCCGGCAACCTTTATGTCTCCCTGCCGATGGATGAGCTGAAGGTAGGGGGATTCGGGACGGCGGCTCGCATCACGAGAGGGGCGGCTTCCTTTCGGGAATCCCGTATCCCGGAGAGCGCCTGGCCCTATCTCTCCCCGGAAGAGACGGGGAGGATCGAGCGGAGCGTCGATGAACGGAGCGACCTTTACTCCGCAGGGGCTCTCTTCTATGAACTCTTAACGGGGGAGCCTCCGTTTCAGCGGGAGGATTATCCCGGATACGCCTATGCGCACCTGGCCGTCCCGCCCCTTCCTCCAACGGAGCGGGTGCCCCATCTTCCCCACGCCCTAGCCGAGATGGTGCTGAAGCTTTTGGCCAAAGAACCGGAGGATCGCTATCAGAGCGCCTGGGGGCTTTATAAAGATCTGGAACGGATGAAGCTCCTCTTGGAGGAGGAGGGAAGAATCTCTTCCTTCCCCCTAGGAGCGGAGGATCGCCGACTCCATTTTTCCCTTCCCGGCCGACTGTATGGCAGGGAGAGGGAGAGGGACCTCCTCCTCTCCGCCTACCGTGAAGCAGGCGAGAAAGGGGTGAGGATGCTTCTCCTCACCGGCATGGCCGGGGTGGGGAAATCTTCCTTAGTCTGGAAAACCGTCGCCCCCTTGGCGATGGAGAGGGGAGTCTACCTGGAGGGCAAATTTGACCCGTATAAAGGACATTCCCCCTATGAACCTCTCCTTCGGGCCCTCGTCGGGCTGCTGGATCGGCTCATGGATGAGGGGGGGCAGGCGGGGGAGACGAGGAAGCCGGCGGTGGAGGAACTTCGCATTTTGCAGAGCAGATTGGGGGGCTACCTGGATGTTTTCCTGGAGGATCTCCCTGAACTGGGGGAACGCCTTCGTGCCCTCTCCGGCTCCTCCCGTTTTGCGCATCGATCCCGCGGCGAAGATCCTTGGGCAGGAAGCCCTTCGGCGGATCAGGGAGAAAGGCCATTTACCAATCAAGCGGCGAGCGACCTCTCCCCGAAGGAGCGCCAGCAGAAGATTCATCTCGCCTTCCAAGCCCTCTTCTCCCTCCTCGCCCGGCCCGAGGCTCCCCTGGTCCTCTTCCTCGACGACCTCCAATGGGCCGACGCCGCCACCCTCCATCTGCTGGAACATCTTCTCCGGAACGGGAAGGGAATCCCCCTCCTTCTCCTCGGGGCCGCCAGGGAGAATGAGCTTGCGCCGGAGCATCCCCTCCTCCGCCTGATCGAGGTAGGGAAGAAAGAATCCCTTCCCCTCCTGCCGGTCCCCCTCTCTCCGCTTACGCTGGAGGAGACCGGGAGACTGGTGGCCGAGACGCTTCATTGCAAGGAGGAGGAATCTCATTCCCTCGCCCGCGGGGTGAAGAAACTGACCGACGGGAACCCCCTCTACATCATCCAGATTCTGGAGAATCTTTATCAGAACGGGCTTCTCTCCTATGATGAAAGGGGGAGGGGATGGAGGGCGACCCATGTGGCGTGGGAGTCCCTCGCGGTGGGGGATGACCTTCTCACCCTCATCGGCAGGCGGGTGGAGCGCCTTTCTCCCGCCGCCTTGGAAGCGCTGAAGACGGCGGCCTGCATCGGCTTTCGTTTTGATGTGGGGCTCCTTGCCTCCGCGCTGGGGGAAGGAGTGAAGGAGGTGGAAGAACGCCTCTTAGAGGCGATCGAAGGGGGGATCATTCATCCCGTGCACTCTCCTGAAAGCGGAGAAACTCAATCCACCTACCGGTTCCTCCATGACCGGATCCGCCAGGTGGTCTATTCCCTCTTGGAAGAGGAGAGGAGGGAAGAGATCCATCGAATGATCGGCAGGCTCCTCCTCACCGCCGGGGAGGGAAAAGGGGAGCGGCGGTACGAAGCCATCCTCCATTTAAACGCAGGAAGAAGAGGAATCGTGAAGGAGGAGGAGCGCCTGGAACTGGCCCGGTTCAACCTGGAGGCGGGACGGCGGGCGAAGAGGGCGGCGGCCCTGGAAGAATCGGTCACGTTTTTCCGGATCGGATGGGAGCTGCTCCCGGGCCATCGTTGGGAAGAACCTCACCGCTCCCTCACGATGGAGCTCGCCTTGGAACTGGGGGAGGGAACGATACTCCTGGGTGAGGAAGAGGAGGGGCAGGCCCTCTTTCAGGAGGCGCTGGCCCATGGGTCCACCCTGGAAGAAAAACAGAGGGTCTATCACCTTCTCATCATCTTACATACCCATACGGAGAATTATCGGGAAGCGGCGGAGGCGGGCATTACCGGCCTCTCCCTTTTCGGCCTGAAGATCCCGGCCGAGCCCGGCAGATGGGCGGTGGTTCGGGAATGGGTGAAGACGAAAGCGGTCCTACTCTGGCGCAGGCCGGAGCATCTTCCCGCTCTCCCCCCGATGGTGGAAAGGGAGCGGCTCCTCATGCAGCTTCTGATTCATCTGAACTCCCCCGCCTTCCATCGGGACCAGAATCTGGCGAGCCTCCTGATGCTGAAGGCGATCCGCTACACCATGCTTCACGGCCACAGCGACATGTCGGTCTTAGCCTGCAATAATTATGCCCTCTTCCTCAGCGCAGGCCTCGGCGACTTTCAGGAGGGGGACCGGTTTTGCCGCCTGGCGATCCGGCTGGCCTCATCGAGGGAAGATTATACCCTTTTGGGCCGGACCTACTTCGTCTACGGGGTCTTTATTAACCATTGGCTCCATCCCTTTCGGGAAAGCTATGAGTATTTGAAGAAAGCGAAAGAGTTTACCGTGAAGTCGGATTATTTCTCCCTCGCCGGGGCGACCTCCTCCTTCCTGGTCATCTCCCTCCTTCTGAGCGGGTTCCCCTTAGAGAGGGTGAGGCAGGAAGCGGAAGAAGAGCTGATCTTTGACGAACAGCTCCAATTTCCTTTAAGCAAGGATTACATCCGTTTTGTGCTGAACGGCATCGATTATCTCACCGGGAGGCAGGGGGGAACCCCACCCGCCATCCCACCCGCCAAGTCACCTTCCATTTACCCCCCATATCTCTATTTCTATCTGATGATGATGTACATGCTGGGTGAACAGGAGGAAGCGCTTCGGGAAGCGGAAGAGGGGGAGAAATTGATCGGCCGATCCCTCATCTTTATCTACATTCCTGAAATATTCTACTACCAGGGACTCTTGTACGCCGAAAAAGCATCTTCCTCTCTCGGAAAAGAGAAACGCCATTACAGGAAGAAACTCCGGCGGATCATGGGCAAATTGACCCGCATGAGCAGGAAAAATCCGGAGAATTATCTCCACAAGGCCACCCTCCTAAAGGCGGAATGGATGCGGCTTCGGGGGAAGGAGATTCCCGCCCTTCTCCTCTACGACCGGGCGATTCGGGAAGCGGAACGGAGCGGCATCATCCAGGATGAAGCGATCGCGAAGGAACGGGCCTACCGCTTCCACAGGAAGAGGGGAGACCGCCGTCTGGCCTCCTATTTCCTCCGGGAGGCGATCAGCACCTACAGGAAGTGGGGGGCGGAGAGGAAGGCATCGCAATTGGAAGAAGAGGCGCAGGATTTTTTCGCTGTGAAGCACGATTCCGCCCAGATCGACCTTTACGCCTTGCTGGAAGCCTCCCGGGCGATCTCGGAAGAGGTGGTTCCCGAATCCCTCTTCCGGCGGCTCATGGAGATCTATCTGAAAAACGCAGCGGCGAGGAAGGGCGCCCTCCTCCTGAAAGATGGGGAGGAGTGGATCGTGGCCGCCCTGGCCGGACATGAAAACCAATCGGTCCAGGTCCTCCTCCCCGGGCGTCCCTTAGCGGAGTGTGGGGAACTCCCCCGCGCCTTTCTCGGAAGCTTCCTTTCGCTGAAAGAGCCCCACACCATGAAACCCTTGCGCGCCGCCGATGTCCGGAGAGAACCCTTTTACGCAGACGATCCTTACTTTCGGGAGCATGACAGCCGCTCCCTTCTCCTCCTTCCCATCCAGCACCGGGGTAAAGGAATCGGCTTCCTCTATCTGGAGAATAATCTCATCACCGATGCCTTTCCCGAAGAGGGGATGAAGGTGCTGACGCTATTAAGCGCGCAGGGGGCCATCTCCATCGAGACGGCGCGCCTCTATGCCCGCATCGAGGAAGAGGTGAGGATGCGGACCGAAGAGCTGAAGCGGGCATACGGGCAATTGGAGAAGACCCATCTCACCCTTACGGAGATGGAACGATTCCGGAAGCATCTCCTCTATAACGTCTCCCACGATCTCCGTTCCCCTTTGGCCATGGTGCAGGGCTATCTGGACTATCTCCTGGAGGGGCATGTGAAGGATGTGAAGGAGGCCGCTCATTATCTTGCACGGATGCGGGAACGGCTCACGGGATTAAACCGTTTGATCGACGATCTCTTTCACCTGATCGAGCTGGAAATGAGGGAGGTCCCTCTAAACATGCGGCGGCTGGAGGCGAAGGAACTGCTCCGCTCCCTCTGCGACGGCGCCGCCCTCACCGTGGAGAAGGCGGGGATTGCCTTCCGGTATCTCCTTCCGGAAAGGGAGGGATATGTGGAGGCCGACGAACATCGCATCGGGCAGGTGGTGATGAACCTGATCGATAATGCCGTGAAATTTACCCCCCCAGGGGGAAGCATCACCCTGGAAGCCGAGTGGGTGGAGGAGGAAGTGAACCAACCGGCCAGGATTTCGGCGCAGACCGAGGAGATGCCCCACGCCAACCGGCACCTGCTCGTCAAGGTGACCGACACAGGCATCGGCATCGGCGAGAAGGAGAAGTCCCGCATTTTCGAACGCTTCTATGCGGGAACTCCTCCCCGGAACGGGATGAAATCCCACGGCTTAGGCTTAAGCATCTGCAAGGAGATCGTGGAACGGCACGGGGGAACGATCGGTGTCATGAGCCGGCCGGGAGAGGGCAGCACCTTCTACTTCACTCTGCCCCTTCACTCATCTTTTTAA
- a CDS encoding response regulator transcription factor, which translates to MARERIMIVDDDPDIQELIKLYLTQNGYETFSVTEGEKVVAAAKTYNPDLIILDVVMPGVDGIELCQSLRKFTDVPIIFLSARQDEMNKIMGLSTGGDDYVTKPFSMAELLVRIRAHLRRNRILREKIEEKDQEKEENGTYLRFGELEIDLIRNLVMKNGNPIPLSAKEFQILVYLARHPEQIFSQEELYQALWGKESLGDTRTINVHISNLRRKIETDPENPRFILTVRGWGYKLNRE; encoded by the coding sequence ATGGCCAGAGAACGGATCATGATCGTGGACGACGATCCGGATATTCAAGAATTGATCAAGTTGTACCTGACCCAAAACGGGTATGAGACCTTTTCCGTAACGGAAGGGGAAAAGGTGGTGGCCGCAGCCAAAACCTACAACCCGGATCTCATCATCCTCGATGTGGTGATGCCGGGCGTGGACGGGATTGAACTCTGCCAATCCTTGCGCAAATTTACCGACGTTCCTATTATCTTCCTCAGCGCCCGCCAGGATGAAATGAATAAGATCATGGGCCTCAGCACCGGTGGGGATGATTACGTCACCAAACCTTTCAGCATGGCGGAACTTCTGGTGCGGATCCGGGCCCATCTCCGCCGAAACCGCATCCTCCGGGAAAAAATCGAGGAGAAGGATCAGGAGAAGGAAGAGAACGGGACCTACCTCCGCTTCGGAGAGTTGGAGATTGATCTGATCCGAAATCTCGTCATGAAGAACGGCAATCCCATCCCCCTCTCGGCGAAGGAATTTCAAATTCTCGTCTACCTGGCCCGGCACCCGGAACAAATCTTTAGCCAGGAGGAACTCTACCAAGCCCTCTGGGGAAAAGAGAGTTTGGGAGATACCCGGACGATTAACGTACATATCAGCAACCTTCGCAGGAAAATCGAGACCGATCCGGAGAACCCCCGTTTTATCCTCACCGTCCGGGGTTGGGGATATAAGCTGAACCGGGAATAA